The following are encoded in a window of Flavobacterium psychrotrophum genomic DNA:
- a CDS encoding two-component regulator propeller domain-containing protein has product MNIFNGLSNNLVTNICEDKDGFMWFGTFDGLNMYDGYSFTVYNNSLQPHNSLASSTVYCVASDSNGYIWAGGPKGVSVFNKNKLKFKSVHFLNRGGLQLLNNVTHQIESSGKSVLVATQMHGLILFKNGSFTGSIIPLGNSKKESYNVSAISEITNGNRYIYVRDYGICKLNIATNKLQLVYKCSMEVKCLQSFKDGQLLLGTDNGLFLFDTKIKKLSQNYFKSKVTISNIMKDKNERILLATDGGKHGIYELKNNAVYPYYPGGNPKNMMSNVVWDIFEDSSGNKWYATLRGGIMMEGNITQDFKTIRYDNDKEKPEQDFIFSFCEDNDKNLWIGTDGGGLRVWNRKNNSYTLYNTEQTDFKKIFSNCITSLIKDSNNNIWFSTWGGGVGRIKAGHKNAERFSCYNEDTGRNEENVWCVYQDKFLNIWACATNTGYLYLFNQQLQKFEVYNKAIANLQSITSASNGKLWGGNYTELIEIDVKLNKHKIYNIGYIIRCIYEDRDKQLWIGIQEGGLLKFNPENGKYKRFTLKDGLPSNTILRILEDDQGTLWMSTFNGLSQFNSKREHFRNFSIRDGLQSSQFSYNASLKLSSGEFVFGGLSGFNIFYPNDIKDAHKNKPIVLSGFKINNKPVENFDEIAVSSNKFKTKQVTLPYEYNTFSLEFLTLDYNDGDKISYAYQIKGRDKSWYYSGKSKTANYTKLPEGDYIFSVKGTNLRGGWDKAYDLIEIKILPPWYRTWWAYLIYIFVGAGIITGYIRYSKNRHQIKLKINKANMERDREKELSERQRAMFTYITHEFRTPLSLIVNPLKKILLKNAVIKNDDSLSSEMHVAYRNAKRLLSLVDQLLLFKKAESDAYEPKLSKFSINILLNEVFLCFVNLAKEKRLNYHFTNSENNIEIYADYEKIEIVIFNLVSNAIKYTPKDGAVTLSLEESDDKVLINVKDTGVGITESEKPFVFDKFRRDRFSTMGTGFGVGLYVVKYFVEQHKGNVVFSSIANKGTTFTVLLNKSIQVDNEVITHPGPNKMSELLIELMPHELENKSDIDLEDVNDNPQSESMLLSDKKSVLLIDDDTELLDYLKQLFSNRYILYSAMNGEDGLEIARKQLPDLIISDIQMDGLSGLELCKAVKNDKELSHIPIILLTGTTNNQTQVEGIIEGADDYITKPFDSDILLAKAARLIKRRDDLRAYFLNNITLQENKLKVPLEYQKFLQDCIEIIEKNIENNDFTAQEFSKLMGLSYRMLYDKINMISGQSLNAFIRAVRLRRAAYLMLTESNITIAQASTRVGLEDQKYFRQQFVALFGMTPSVYIKKYRSSFNKDLKIIKDQNI; this is encoded by the coding sequence TTGAACATTTTTAATGGGCTGTCAAACAACCTTGTTACCAATATATGTGAAGACAAAGATGGATTTATGTGGTTTGGTACGTTTGACGGATTAAATATGTATGATGGCTATTCTTTTACTGTTTACAATAATTCTCTGCAACCTCACAACTCATTAGCCAGTAGTACAGTCTATTGTGTTGCCAGTGACAGTAATGGTTACATTTGGGCCGGAGGTCCTAAAGGTGTTAGTGTTTTTAACAAAAACAAGCTAAAATTTAAATCAGTTCATTTTTTGAACAGAGGCGGGTTACAGCTTCTTAATAATGTTACTCATCAAATAGAATCTTCAGGTAAGTCTGTACTGGTTGCTACACAAATGCACGGTTTAATTCTCTTTAAAAACGGGTCATTTACAGGTTCTATAATACCGCTTGGCAATAGCAAAAAAGAGTCTTACAATGTTAGTGCTATTTCTGAAATTACTAATGGCAACAGGTACATATATGTAAGGGATTATGGCATTTGTAAATTGAACATTGCAACAAATAAACTGCAATTAGTATATAAATGCAGTATGGAAGTAAAGTGCCTGCAAAGTTTTAAAGACGGACAATTGTTGTTAGGTACTGATAATGGACTTTTTTTATTTGATACTAAAATCAAAAAATTATCGCAGAATTATTTTAAAAGTAAAGTTACCATATCTAACATAATGAAAGATAAGAATGAACGTATACTTTTAGCAACAGACGGCGGTAAACATGGAATTTATGAATTGAAAAACAACGCTGTTTATCCATATTATCCTGGTGGAAATCCAAAAAATATGATGAGTAATGTAGTATGGGATATATTTGAAGATTCGTCAGGAAACAAATGGTATGCCACACTGCGGGGAGGGATAATGATGGAAGGTAATATTACTCAGGATTTTAAAACTATTCGTTACGATAATGATAAGGAAAAACCCGAACAAGACTTTATATTCTCGTTTTGTGAAGACAATGATAAGAACCTTTGGATAGGTACAGATGGTGGAGGATTACGGGTTTGGAACCGAAAAAATAATTCTTATACCTTATATAACACTGAGCAAACCGATTTTAAAAAGATTTTTAGCAATTGCATAACCAGTTTAATTAAAGACAGCAATAACAATATTTGGTTTTCTACATGGGGCGGAGGTGTTGGCAGAATTAAGGCTGGCCATAAAAATGCAGAGCGCTTTTCGTGTTATAACGAGGATACCGGGCGTAACGAAGAAAACGTTTGGTGCGTATATCAAGATAAGTTTTTAAATATATGGGCATGTGCTACTAACACAGGTTATCTATACTTGTTTAATCAACAACTTCAAAAGTTTGAAGTTTATAATAAAGCAATCGCAAATTTACAAAGCATAACATCTGCATCCAATGGCAAATTGTGGGGCGGAAATTATACTGAACTTATTGAAATTGATGTAAAGTTAAACAAGCATAAGATTTATAATATTGGATACATTATTCGTTGTATCTATGAAGATAGAGACAAGCAATTATGGATTGGAATACAAGAGGGCGGATTATTAAAATTTAATCCTGAAAATGGAAAATACAAGCGTTTTACTCTTAAGGATGGTTTGCCAAGCAACACCATACTCAGAATTTTAGAAGATGATCAGGGTACGTTATGGATGAGTACATTTAACGGGCTATCGCAGTTTAATTCAAAACGTGAACATTTCAGGAATTTTTCTATACGTGACGGACTTCAAAGCAGCCAGTTTAGTTACAATGCGTCGTTAAAGCTGTCTAGTGGCGAGTTTGTTTTTGGTGGGTTAAGCGGATTTAATATATTTTATCCTAACGATATTAAAGATGCGCATAAAAATAAACCTATAGTACTATCGGGCTTTAAAATTAATAATAAGCCTGTCGAAAATTTTGATGAAATTGCTGTGTCATCAAATAAATTCAAAACAAAACAGGTAACACTACCTTATGAGTATAATACATTTTCACTTGAGTTTTTAACATTAGATTATAACGATGGAGATAAAATTAGTTATGCTTATCAAATTAAAGGCAGAGATAAAAGCTGGTATTATTCCGGCAAATCAAAAACAGCAAATTATACTAAACTTCCGGAAGGCGATTACATTTTTAGTGTAAAAGGCACTAACCTTAGAGGAGGCTGGGATAAAGCATACGATTTAATAGAAATTAAAATTTTACCACCTTGGTATAGAACATGGTGGGCATATTTAATATATATATTTGTTGGAGCAGGCATAATTACAGGCTATATAAGATACAGTAAGAACAGGCACCAAATAAAATTAAAGATTAACAAAGCAAATATGGAGCGCGACCGAGAAAAAGAACTTTCTGAAAGGCAACGCGCTATGTTTACATATATTACTCATGAATTTAGAACTCCCTTGTCTTTAATTGTAAATCCTCTAAAAAAAATATTACTTAAAAATGCTGTAATCAAAAATGATGACAGTTTATCGTCAGAGATGCATGTAGCCTACAGGAATGCTAAAAGGCTACTAAGCCTGGTAGACCAGCTTTTGTTATTTAAAAAAGCTGAAAGTGATGCTTACGAACCTAAACTATCTAAATTTAGCATAAACATACTGCTTAACGAAGTGTTTTTATGTTTTGTAAATTTAGCAAAAGAAAAAAGGCTTAACTATCACTTCACAAACTCCGAAAATAATATAGAGATATATGCTGACTACGAAAAAATAGAAATCGTAATATTTAATTTAGTTTCAAATGCTATTAAATATACGCCAAAGGATGGGGCAGTCACATTATCTCTGGAAGAATCAGACGATAAGGTACTAATTAATGTTAAAGATACCGGTGTAGGTATAACCGAGAGTGAAAAACCTTTTGTGTTTGATAAATTTAGGAGAGACCGTTTTTCTACAATGGGTACAGGCTTTGGCGTGGGGCTGTATGTAGTAAAGTATTTTGTGGAACAACACAAGGGTAATGTTGTATTTAGCAGTATAGCAAACAAGGGTACAACCTTTACTGTATTACTTAATAAATCTATACAAGTCGATAATGAAGTTATTACCCACCCGGGTCCTAACAAAATGTCTGAGCTTTTAATTGAACTTATGCCTCATGAGTTAGAAAATAAATCAGATATTGATCTTGAAGATGTTAATGACAACCCACAATCAGAATCAATGCTGTTAAGTGATAAAAAGTCTGTGTTATTAATTGATGATGATACAGAACTATTAGATTACCTTAAACAACTTTTCTCTAACAGGTATATTTTATATAGCGCCATGAATGGTGAAGATGGCTTAGAAATTGCTCGCAAACAATTGCCAGACCTTATAATATCGGATATTCAAATGGATGGCCTTTCGGGGCTGGAACTTTGCAAGGCAGTTAAAAATGATAAGGAGCTAAGCCACATCCCTATAATTTTGCTAACAGGAACTACTAATAACCAAACTCAGGTTGAAGGTATTATTGAAGGAGCAGATGATTATATTACCAAACCGTTTGATAGTGACATTTTACTGGCTAAGGCCGCACGCTTAATAAAAAGAAGAGACGATTTAAGGGCATATTTTCTTAACAATATAACATTACAGGAAAATAAGCTTAAAGTTCCGCTTGAATATCAAAAATTCCTTCAGGATTGTATCGAGATTATTGAAAAAAACATAGAGAATAATGATTTTACAGCTCAGGAGTTTTCTAAACTAATGGGTTTAAGTTATCGTATGCTTTATGATAAAATAAACATGATTTCAGGGCAGTCTTTAAATGCCTTTATACGTGCAGTACGTTTAAGAAGGGCCGCTTACTTAATGCTTACCGAATCTAATATTACCATAGCCCAGGCAAGCACCCGTGTGGGCCTCGAAGACCAAAAATATTTCAGGCAGCAATTTGTAGCACTTTTTGGAATGACGCCATCTGTATATATAAAAAAGTACAGAAGCTCTTTTAATAAAGATTTAAAGATTATAAAAGACCAGAATATTTAA